The Prevotella herbatica genome contains the following window.
GGTAACTGCTTGTGGAACTGCCGTACGTATAGAGACAATATAAGGTTCACTGAATTAAGTGAACTTTTTTTTATATTAAAGATTAAACTTCCTAAATTAGCTTAATAAACGAATCGTTTGTCGGAAAATAGTAATATATACTGCATTATTAGCTCTTTTTATCGTTTTTGTTATGTCAGAGAAAGTTTTTGTAATATTTACGAAAATAAGGTTGTTGTGTTTTGTATACTTTTGCCATAGGGATTCTATTAAGAACGTAAATTTTGAGAAACATGAAAAACGATTTTAGAATTGGAAAAACATTAATGTTACTTTTTATGTTATGCCTGTTTCCTGTAGGAATGCTAGCACAAAATGTTTTGAAAGGTACAGTTACCGATGCAGATGGAGAACCTGTTATCGGCGCTTCTGTAAGAGAAGTGGGAACTAGTAATGGAACTGTTACTGACATATCAGGGCAGTTCTCTATTAATGCTCCTGCAAATGCAAGACTTACGATTTCGTATGTCGGGTTTGTTACACAACAAATAAATGTATCTGGCAGAAAAAACATCTTGGTGAGTCTTGCTGATGATACAAAATCCATTAGCGATGTAGTAGTCATTGGTTATGGAACTCAGAAGAAAGCCGATTTGAGTTCATCAATCTCAATTCTTGATGCAAAGGAAATTACCAAAGTTCCTGGTGGACTTTCTGCAGGACTGCAAAGCTCTGTTCCTGGAGTTCAGGTAACTAACGGTCGTATACACATTCGTGGTGTAGGTTCTATTAACAATACTGATCCGCTTTATGTTGTAGATGGAATGATTGGAGGCGCTGTTCCTGATGAAAACAATATCGCTTCAATTCAGATACTTAAGGATGCTGCCTCTTGTGCAATATATGGTGCTCGTGGTGCAAATGGTGTTATCGTAATCACGACTAAGCGTGGGCAGGCTGGAGAAGTGAAGATTGACTATAATGGATATCTGGGATGGAAAGGTTTTACTCATGAGATAGATCTTCTTTCAGGTAAGGATCTTGCTGAACTAATCAATGAGGAGATGTATAATCAGAATCCTTCACGTAAGGACTATATGGCAGGACTCTCAGATCCTGAATCTATTGGCAAAGGATATAATATGTTTAAGGCAATTACGCATACAGCCTCATATCAGAAGCATAATGTCAGTATCAGTGGTGGTTCAAAGGATGCTAACTTCCGAATTACTGGTATGTATGGAAATGACAACTCTTTATATATAAAAGAAGGTTCTGAAAATATGTCACTGAATGTTGTTTCAGACTTTAAAAAAGGTATCTTTGGCTTTGGAGAAACTCTTACTGTGGGGCGTAATCTGAATCACAGTACAGATATGCTTAAACTGATAGCTATAAAATGGAGCACTGCTTGTCCAATTTATGACCCTACATCATCTACTGGTTATGCAGGTGCATCGCTTGGTACTGATATGGAAAATCCAAGAGCCACTGCCGATAATACTTGGAACCGTAATGAAACAAATACTATGACAGGCAATGCTTGGATTACAGCAGAGCCTATAAAGGGATTGGTGTACAAATTCAATATGGGAGCAGACCTGTATCGAAATAACGGTCGGTCTTATGATGCAGACTATGTTGTGGGTGATTATCAGAAGAATACACCTGATACGTATTCTATGAGTAATAATAGAAGTAACCGTTTCCTCTATGAGCATACATTGACATTCGATAAGAAATTTAACTTGCATCATATAAATGTGATGGCTGGTATCACATCTGAGGAAACAAAGGGATATGGTTTTAATGCAAGTGCCCGTGATATGCCGAGTTCAGAGGTTCTTATTCTTGGGGCTACTCAGAATGCTTCCTCAAAGGAAGTCGGTAGCTCTGAATCACACTCAGCAATGTATTCTTATCTTGCCAGATTGATGTACGACTATTCTGGAAAGTATATGGTTACAGCAAACTTCCGTCGTGACGGTAGTTCAAATTTCGCCAAGAAAAATCGTTATGGAGACTTCCCTTCCTTCTCTGGAGCATGGCGCATTAGTCAGGAAAAATTCATGAAGAGCCTAACATGGCTTGATGACCTGAAACTACGAGCAAGTTGGGGTAAACTGGGTAACTCTAATATATCTCCATATCAATATCAGTCTACGGTTTCTTTCAATACCGTACGTTATTACTTTAATGATGTTGAAAATACAGGTGCTCTTCCAATGACACCAAGTAATCCTGACGTGAAATGGGAAGCTTCAACATCAACAGACTTTGGTTTTGACCTAACGATGCTTCACAATAGATTGACAATTACCGCTGATTATTATAGAAATAGGACTAATGATATGCTTGTAAATGTACCGATAGCACGTTCTGCTGGATATTTGAGCGTGTTCCCTACAATGAATGCTGGAAGCATAGAGAATAAAGGACTTGAATTAATAGCCACATGGCGTGACCATATAGGAAATAAATTCGATTATAGTATTTCTGCTAACTTTTCTACTGTAAAAAATAAGGTTATAGACCTTGGAGCAAATAATGAAATATTTTCTGCTTCTGGGATTACTTGTACTAAAGTCGGAAATTCTATAGGACAGTTCTGGGGATATAAGACTGCTGGATTGTTCAAAACAGACGCAGAAGCTGCAGCTTATGTAAACAAAAAGGGCGAGCGTTTACAGCCGAATGCAAAAGCTGGTGATATTAAGTTCCTTGATCTTAATGGTGACGGAACAATCGGTTCTGCCGATATGGACTTTATCGGCAATCCTATTCCAAACTTCTCTTATGGTATTACAGCTGAGGCTCAGTATCGTTCATCATTTGGTACATTTGATTTCTCTATGGTCTGGAATGGCTCACAAGGAAACGATATCTATAATAATACACGTAGCTATGGCGAAGGAATGTATCATAATTACGCATGTTTTACAAGTGTAAAAGACCGTTTCCGTGCTGAGGATATTACTTTTGTAAATCCACTTAACGGCAAGACTACATTCTATCCAAAGAATACTGATACTAATATGCCACGTGCTGTATATGGAGACCCGAACCAGAATATGCGTCAGAGTGATCGTTATGTAGAAGATGGATCATACTTGAGACTTAAATCTATCGTACTAGGATATACAATGCCACAGCGTTGGTGTGATAAGATGTATCTTGAGAATATGAGATTCTATATCGGCGCAAAGAATCTGTTTACTATTACAGACTATAAAGGTTATGATCCAGAGGTAGGTGA
Protein-coding sequences here:
- a CDS encoding SusC/RagA family TonB-linked outer membrane protein, which translates into the protein MKNDFRIGKTLMLLFMLCLFPVGMLAQNVLKGTVTDADGEPVIGASVREVGTSNGTVTDISGQFSINAPANARLTISYVGFVTQQINVSGRKNILVSLADDTKSISDVVVIGYGTQKKADLSSSISILDAKEITKVPGGLSAGLQSSVPGVQVTNGRIHIRGVGSINNTDPLYVVDGMIGGAVPDENNIASIQILKDAASCAIYGARGANGVIVITTKRGQAGEVKIDYNGYLGWKGFTHEIDLLSGKDLAELINEEMYNQNPSRKDYMAGLSDPESIGKGYNMFKAITHTASYQKHNVSISGGSKDANFRITGMYGNDNSLYIKEGSENMSLNVVSDFKKGIFGFGETLTVGRNLNHSTDMLKLIAIKWSTACPIYDPTSSTGYAGASLGTDMENPRATADNTWNRNETNTMTGNAWITAEPIKGLVYKFNMGADLYRNNGRSYDADYVVGDYQKNTPDTYSMSNNRSNRFLYEHTLTFDKKFNLHHINVMAGITSEETKGYGFNASARDMPSSEVLILGATQNASSKEVGSSESHSAMYSYLARLMYDYSGKYMVTANFRRDGSSNFAKKNRYGDFPSFSGAWRISQEKFMKSLTWLDDLKLRASWGKLGNSNISPYQYQSTVSFNTVRYYFNDVENTGALPMTPSNPDVKWEASTSTDFGFDLTMLHNRLTITADYYRNRTNDMLVNVPIARSAGYLSVFPTMNAGSIENKGLELIATWRDHIGNKFDYSISANFSTVKNKVIDLGANNEIFSASGITCTKVGNSIGQFWGYKTAGLFKTDAEAAAYVNKKGERLQPNAKAGDIKFLDLNGDGTIGSADMDFIGNPIPNFSYGITAEAQYRSSFGTFDFSMVWNGSQGNDIYNNTRSYGEGMYHNYACFTSVKDRFRAEDITFVNPLNGKTTFYPKNTDTNMPRAVYGDPNQNMRQSDRYVEDGSYLRLKSIVLGYTMPQRWCDKMYLENMRFYIGAKNLFTITDYKGYDPEVGDQNTSGTNLTRGIDGLTSWDPTFPNSKEFYIGVQLTF